In Oryza brachyantha chromosome 1, ObraRS2, whole genome shotgun sequence, the following are encoded in one genomic region:
- the LOC102708206 gene encoding uncharacterized protein LOC102708206 translates to MEAPDEESGLALPEGERILEVTIISAQGLKPPSALRRRLLQAYAVAWVDAAHRLQTRADRAGGVDPEWHERLLFRVHEAALADDSRAAVTVEIYAAPTGGWHIGGDSLVGSARFLLGDHGLLYRPVGSPSMFAVGVRRPSGRVHGLLNLAASLVATPPTPAASHALRSSPAVSLSGLSAAPIPAGRVLRVLNRSFPTPPPSPTVLTPNKQQIAAKPYKKSADKQDVAVKLNNNRVDDGSDEEREVSRDTAGVVFCGPCVLPLPRKIHISPSDENLQSFARIFSGGVGITKQSPRH, encoded by the coding sequence ATGGAGGCGCCCGACGAGGAGTCCGGGCTGGCGCTCCCCGAGGGCGAGCGGATCCTGGAGGTGACCATCATCTCGGCGCAGGGGCTGAAGCCGCCCTCCgccctgcggcggcggcttctgcAGGCGTACGCCGTGGCGTGGGTGGACGCCGCGCACAGGCTCCAGACGCGGGCGGACCGGGCGGGCGGGGTCGACCCGGAGTGGCACGAGCGCCTCCTCTTCCGCGTCCACGAggccgcgctcgccgacgactcccgcgccgccgtcaccgtcgagATCTACGCCGCGCCCACCGGAGGCTGGCACATCGGGGGGGATTCCCTGGTCGGCTCCGCCCGCTTCCTGCTTGGCGACCACGGCCTCCTGTACCGACCCGTCGGGTCCCCGTCGATGTTCGCCGTCGGTGTACGCCGCCCCTCCGGCCGCGTCCACGGCCTCCTCAATTTGGCGGCCAGCCTCGTTGCCACGCCGCCGACTCCGGCCGCATCCCACGCTCTGCGCTCCTCCCCCGCCGTCTCCCTCAGCGGCCTCTCCGCCGCGCCCATCCCAGCAGGCCGCGTGCTCCGCGTCCTCAACCGCTCGTTCCCGACGCCCCCACCGTCTCCGACGGTTCTTACGCCCAACAAGCAGCAGATTGCAGCGAAGCCGTACAAGAAGAGCGCTGACAAGCAGGACGTTGCGGTGAAGCTGAACAATAATCGCGTGGATGACGGGAGCGATGAGGAGCGGGAGGTGTCCAGAGATACGGCCGGAGTGGTTTTTTGCGGGCCTTGTGTCTTACCATTACCAAGAAAGATCCACATAAGCCCCTCTGACGAGAACCTGCAGTCCTTTGCTCGCATCTTCTCTGGTGGAGTTGGCATTACCAAGCAGAGTCCTCGTCATTGA
- the LOC102708490 gene encoding Werner Syndrome-like exonuclease: MEGSCPSPQPRNPRRPRPPETYHTDVFMKDDPTPIRTTVTASPYHAAEFIKEIARETHEEGLMVGIDTEWRECRDRNGRRCYKVAVLQLCIGRRCLVFQIYRASGCPRELVYLLSDPDVRFFGVGVDGDVTRLAMDYNLTVTNAVDLRHAAAEALGRPELASVGLKALALTVMGARVEKPKHVTMSNWALRALTKEQVAYACIDAYVSYEIGRLLLLSGKSTSPALPQQAQAHREQLASVD, encoded by the coding sequence ATGGAAGGCAGTTGCCCATCTCCTCAGCCTCGCaatcctcgtcgtcctcgtcctcctgaGACATACCACACCGACGTATTCATGAAGGATGACCCCACGCCGATCCGCACCACCGTCACCGCGTCGCCTTACCACGCCGCTGAGTTTATCAAGGAGATCGCTCGGGAGACTCACGAGGAGGGCCTCATGGTCGGTATCGACACCGAGTGGAGGGAGTGCCGCGATCGCAATGGCCGCAGGTGTTACAAGGTCGCCGTGCTCCAGCTCTGCATCGGCCGTCGGTGCCTCGTCTTCCAGATCTACCGAGCCAGCGGATGCCCACGCGAGCTCGTCTACCTCCTCTCCGACCCGGACGTCCGCTTCTTCGGTGTTGGGGTGGACGGCGACGTGACGCGGCTGGCCATGGACTACAACCTGACGGTCACCAACGCGGTGGACCTTAGacacgccgcggcggaggcgctcgGCCGACCGGAGCTGGCAAGCGTCGGGCTGAAGGCCCTGGCGCTCACGGTGATGGGCGCCCGCGTGGAGAAACCGAAGCACGTCACGATGAGCAACTGGGCTCTACGGGCGCTCACGAAGGAGCAAGTTGCCTACGCCTGCATCGACGCGTACGTGTCCTACGAGATTggccggctgctgctgctctccgGTAAATCCACGTCGCCCGCACTGCCGCAGCAGGCGCAAGCGCATCGCGAGCAGCTTGCTTCCGTAGATTAA
- the LOC102716262 gene encoding F-box/kelch-repeat protein At3g61590, with the protein MEDNSSWTALSIGHIRISAFNFGIVSEDTNEGKEIPLSLDVVVPDDILERIFTFLPIVSMIRSTAVCRRWYDIIYSSRFLWTHMLPQRPWYFMFTSNESADGYAYDPILRKWYDLELPCIEKSSCFVSSSCGLVCFMDNDNRNAISVSNPITKDCKRILEPPGSKFPDYSTIAIKVDRSSHTYTITLAKSKQIPDDYVRWHFSLYKYDSRSTLWVTVVDEVFIGWRGGDDSVICDGVLYCLIHSTGILGNVDPRHSIVIYDLIDGPSKASLMQSSIPVPCFLTCGRLVNLREKLVMVGGIAKHNRPDIIKGIGIWELHNKQWEEVGRMPHKLFQGFGEFDDVFASSGTDDLIYIQSYGATALLTFDMKQKQWKWSAKCPVSKRFPLQLFTGFCFEPRLDITT; encoded by the coding sequence ATGGAGGACAATTCATCATGGACCGCTCTCTCAATTGGTCACATTAGAATATCTGCATTCAATTTCGGAATTGTTTCTGAGGATACCAACGAAGGCAAAGAAATTCCACTCTCATTGGATGTTGTTGTTCCTGATGATATCCTGGAGAGAATTTTCACATTTTTGCCGATAGTAAGCATGATAAGGTCAACAGCAGTATGCAGAAGATGGTATGACATTATCTACTCAAGCAGGTTTCTTTGGACCCACATGTTGCCTCAGAGGCCATGGTACTTCATGTTCACCTCTAATGAAAGTGCTGATGGGTATGCATATGATCCAATTCTCCGTAAATGGTATGATTTAGAGCTTCCATGCATTGAGAAGAGCAGTTGCTTTGTCTCTTCTTCATGCGGATTAGTTTGTTTTATGGATAATGACAATAGGAATGCCATTTCTGTATCAAATCCTATCACAAAAGATTGTAAGAGAATTTTGGAGCCCCCCGGTTCAAAGTTTCCAGACTACAGTACAATTGCCATAAAGGTAGATCGTTCTTCTCATACTTACACCATTACATTGGCAAAATCCAAGCAAATTCCTGATGATTATGTCCGATGGCATTTCTCTTTATACAAGTATGACTCGCGTAGTACTTTGTGGGTAACTGTGGTGGACGAGGTGTTCATTGGTTGGAGAGGGGGTGATGATAGTGTGATATGTGATGGAGTATTGTACTGTTTAATTCACTCCACTGGCATTCTTGGTAATGTTGATCCGCGTCATAGCATTGTCATCTATGACCTTATTGATGGGCCGTCTAAGGCATCACTAATGCAATCGTCAATCCCAGTACCGTGTTTTCTCACCTGTGGACGTCTGGTTAACTTGAGGGAGAAACTGGTTATGGTTGGtgggattgcaaaacacaacAGACCTGACATCATTAAAGGAATTGGGATATGGGAACTTCACAACAAACAATGGGAAGAGGTAGGTCGAATGCCTCATAAACTCTTTCAAGGATTTGGTGAATTTGATGATGTATTTGCTAGCAGTGGCACAGATGACCTTATTTATATCCAAAGCTATGGCGCAACTGCTTTGCTTACTTTTGATATGAAGCAGAAGCAGTGGAAGTGGTCAGCAAAATGCCCTGTGAGCAAAAGATTTCCTCTCCAGCTTTTCACTGGCTTTTGCTTTGAGCCTCGTCTAGATATTACCACTTAA
- the LOC102716542 gene encoding acidic endochitinase-like: MAANKLNLSPLLAAVLLAAAMVGTSRAGNIAVYWGQNGDEGSLGDACSSGLYAYVMVSFLSTFGNGQTPALNLAGHCDPGSGGCTGLSSDIQTCQSQGVKVILSIGGGAGSYGLSSTQDAQDVADYLWNNFLGGSSPSRPLGDAFLDGIDFDIETGDSAHYDELATFLSQKGGVILTAAPQCPYPDASLGPALQTGLFATVWVQFYNNPPCQYAGGGDATNLVNAWNTWTSSVNAGSFYVGLPAAEAAAGSGYVSPGDLTSAVLPAVQGDAKYGGIMLWNRYYDAQNSYSSQVKDSV, encoded by the coding sequence ATGGCTGCCAATAAGCTCAACCTGTCccctctcctcgccgccgtcctcctcgccgccgcaatGGTCGGCACGTCCCGTGCCGGCAACATCGCCGTGTACTGGGGACAGAACGGCGACGAGGGCAGCCTGGGCGACGCCTGCAGCTCCGGCCTATACGCGTACGTCATGGTGTCCTTCCTCAGCACCTTCGGCAACGGCCAGACCCCGGCCCTCAACCTCGCCGGGCACTGCGACCccggctccggcggctgcACCGGCCTGAGCTCGGACATCCAGACGTGCCAGTCGCAGGGCGTCAAGGTTATCCTGTCCATCGGCGGGGGCGCCGGCAGCTACGGACTGTCCTCCACCCAGGACGCGCAGGACGTCGCCGACTACCTGTGGAACAACTTCCTCGGCGGCAGCTCGCCGTCCCGGCCGCTCGGCGACGCCTTCCTGGACGGCATCGACTTCGACATCGAGACCGGCGACTCGGCGCACTACGACGAGCTGGCGACGTTCCTGTCGCAGAAGGGGGGCGTGATcctgacggcggcgccgcagtGCCCGTACCCGGACGCGTCGCTGGGGCCGGCGCTGCAGACGGGGCTGTTCGCCACCGTGTGGGTGCAGTTCTACAACAACCCGCCGTGCCAgtacgccggcggcggcgacgccaccAACCTGGTGAACGCGTGGAACACGTGGACCAGCAGCGTGAACGCCGGGAGCTTCTACGTCGGCCTGCCGgcggccgaggccgcggcggggAGCGGGTACGTGTCCCCCGGCGACCTGACGTCGGCGGTGCTCCCCGCGGTGCAGGGTGACGCCAAGTACGGCGGCATCATGCTGTGGAACAGATACTACGACGCGCAGAACAGCTACAGCTCCCAGGTGAAGGACAGCGTCTGA